The genomic segment TTTCACTTCCTCACTTATTTCTATAAATTTCTCTTTAGGTGCTCCACATTTAGGGCATTGCTCAGGTGCTGCTTCTCTCTCATAAATAAAATTGCACACACTACATTTAAACATAAAATTCATCTCCTTTTTTATAATCAATTACCCTTTATATGGCTTATAATGTTTAGCTGGATGGAAACAAAGTGGGCAAACCTCGGGAGGAGTGGTTCCTTCATGAATATAACCACAGACACGACATTTCCACTTAATATTTTCCTTAGACTTCAAAAGTTCACCATTTTCCAGGCGCTTTTTCAAATCAGCAAACATTTTTGCATGATCTTTTTCTACTTCAATAACTGTTCTAAAGTATTGGGCAGCAGCGTCTTCTCCCTCTTCTTCGGCAACTTTCAAGAATTCAGGATACATACTTTCATGTTCATAAGTCTCTCCCTCAATAGCTGCCTGTAAGTTAGCTTTAGTATCACCGATCCCTTCTAACAGCTTTAAGATTACTTTTGCATGAGCTTCTTCATTGAGAGCAGCTGTCTCAAAAGCTTCAGCTACCTCTAACCACCCTTCCTTTCTTGCCACCTGAGCAAAAAACGTGTATTTATTCCTGGCCTGACTTTCACCTGCGAATGCTGTTTTTAAATTCTCAACTGTTCTTTTACTCATAATATGTACCTCCTAATTGATAATAATAATTTTTATTGATTATATTATAACTCCTATCTGTCCACTATGTCAACAATTATTAACAAAATTACTCAGGTTTTTGATAAATATTGTTTTTTCAATACAAACTATCTGGATTTTTAAAATTATATGATGATTATACTGCAAAAAGCTAATTTTGAGCACCATAGAAATTTTTCGTTAAACCATCTTAGTGAGATTTCAGTTGAATTAAGGCCTCATATAAGGATGTGATAAGCTAATCAAATCACTGAAATCGAACTTTAGATGGTTCGAAAAATTTCTTTTGAAGCGAAAAATTAACTTTTTACAGTAAAATCATTAGATAGATCAAAACTGCAATTAAGCAACTTTTCTAAAATCTAAATTCGATATAAAAGGGCTTTTTACCTTCTAATTTTATTAACAGTCTGAAAATTATCATTTTTATTTTTTCTCTTTTCCTTCCAATCTCCAGATAAGCTTTTTTTGGCACTATTATAGAAAGAATATTTTGTAATATTAAAATTTTAAAAAAATTAAAGGAAAATTGATAGAAAGCCTCGAAATATAATCAATAATACTTAAAGAAGAGGTGATGTTTATCGTGGATAAGTTAACCGGTCTTCTGGACAAAGAAACATTTTTTGAAAAAGCTGCAGCCTACGATGGAACTTATGCAATTGTCGATCTGGATAATTTTAAAAGCTTTAATGATGCTTATGGTCGCGATGTAGGGGACGAAGTTTTAAAGAAGACAGCAGAAGTTTTAAAACAAAATATTGATGAACGCCATTTGATCGGTAGGCTATTACATG from the Anoxybacter fermentans genome contains:
- a CDS encoding rubrerythrin family protein; this translates as MSKRTVENLKTAFAGESQARNKYTFFAQVARKEGWLEVAEAFETAALNEEAHAKVILKLLEGIGDTKANLQAAIEGETYEHESMYPEFLKVAEEEGEDAAAQYFRTVIEVEKDHAKMFADLKKRLENGELLKSKENIKWKCRVCGYIHEGTTPPEVCPLCFHPAKHYKPYKG